In Campylobacter porcelli, the sequence ACTATTTTGAATTTGGCTTTTATAGCTTTGCTTTAGCTGATTTGGCTAATTTAAATTTAAGCTTGATGGCAGAGCGAATACTATTTTTTAGCTTTATGATAGCCTTTGTGATTAAGCTTCCTTTGTTTCCATTTCATATGTGGCTTAGTGGGGCATATACTCATTCTCCTAGCGTGGCTACATTTATGCTCTCAGCCATTGCGTCTAAGGTGGCTATATTTGCGATTTTGAGATTTGTATTGCCGATATTTTCTCTTAGTTTTGTGGAATTTTCTAGCTATTTTGTGGCACTTGGGATATTTTCTATGATATATTTTGGGGTGATTGCGCTTAGGTGTGATGACTTTAAAACACTTTTGGCATTTGCTTCAGCCTCGCATTTAGGATTAATCTTAGCTGGGGTTTTTAGCCTTGATGTAGTGGGAATGAGTGGGGCAATGTATCAGATTGTAGCTCATGCCTTAACTAGTGGTGCGATGTTTTTGATGGTAGGCATTATCAGCTCTCAGCTAGGTACTCGCAAGATTAGTAATCTTGGTGGTATAGCTCATAAGGCTCCTATTTTTGCTACGATATTTGGCATTATGATGCTCTCAAGCGTGGGACTTCCTACGACAATTGGCTTTGTAGCAGAGCTTTTAATCTTAGTTGGTCTATTTAAAACAAATTTAATATATGGCATTATCGCTACAACCTCTATTATAGTTGGTGCTGTGTATATGTTTGTGGTCTATCGCAAGGCAATTTTACAAAGCGTAAATGAAATTACAGATAAATTTAAAGAGCTTAGAAAATCTCAAATTATAGCATTTAGCCTTGTGGCGATTGTGATATTTGTGATGGGTATATATCCTAAACCAATTTTAGATCTATCTCAAGGCACAATCCAAAGCCACTATGAAAAATATATAAAATCAAATTTAAAGGGGCAAGAATGATAGCTTTAACACCTTTTTTACTATCAATAGCCGCTATTATAGCTAATATATTTTTAAGCGTTACAAGGATTAATAAAGCCCTACTTTTAGGGTTAAATTTAGCTTTTTGGGCTGTTATTTTAATCTCATTTTTTGCTTTTAGAGTTCAGATATTTAGTAGTGATATACCATTTTTTGTTAATGAATTTATAATTCTTGGGCAATTTGAGTTTATATTTTGCGTTGTTATAGCCTTTCTTATGATGATATTTTTAGCTACTTTATATTTTAGCGATGATGAGAGCTATTTTAAGCCTGAGCTTATAGCATTAGCAAATTTAGCCTCATTTGGTATGATAGGTATGATAATCTCAAGCGAAATTATAACCACGCTGATTTTTATAGAGATTGCCTCCATATCCATATATGCTATGATAGCTTTAAATTCAAACACCAAAAGCATTGAAGCGGCCTTTAAATACTTCTTGCTTTCATCATTTATGAGTGCGTTTTATTTGCTTGGTGCAGCACTGATTTTTGGCGATACGCAAACAACAAAATATGAGATAATAAGCAGA encodes:
- a CDS encoding complex I subunit 4 family protein, which encodes MSSILSLIIFIPFLLGVFIALFCNNFWGKIIAFSGSVFVAILAVIMTIGFDPAGGLQFVDIIPLVQSYGITYMVGVDGINIYLILIITLFLPFLFFVLRDQERGFWANLLFIESGFLAVCSSLDLIFFYAGWEMMLLPIFIMTGLYGKSIKRAKAMLDMMYYAIFGSMIMLGAIIYLGVAHYFEFGFYSFALADLANLNLSLMAERILFFSFMIAFVIKLPLFPFHMWLSGAYTHSPSVATFMLSAIASKVAIFAILRFVLPIFSLSFVEFSSYFVALGIFSMIYFGVIALRCDDFKTLLAFASASHLGLILAGVFSLDVVGMSGAMYQIVAHALTSGAMFLMVGIISSQLGTRKISNLGGIAHKAPIFATIFGIMMLSSVGLPTTIGFVAELLILVGLFKTNLIYGIIATTSIIVGAVYMFVVYRKAILQSVNEITDKFKELRKSQIIAFSLVAIVIFVMGIYPKPILDLSQGTIQSHYEKYIKSNLKGQE